One window of Leifsonia sp. AK011 genomic DNA carries:
- the groL gene encoding chaperonin GroEL (60 kDa chaperone family; promotes refolding of misfolded polypeptides especially under stressful conditions; forms two stacked rings of heptamers to form a barrel-shaped 14mer; ends can be capped by GroES; misfolded proteins enter the barrel where they are refolded when GroES binds) — protein sequence MAKIIAFDEEARRGLERGLNILADAVKVTLGPRGRNVVLEKKWGAPTITNDGVSIAKEIELDDPYEKIGAELVKEVAKKTDDVAGDGTTTSVVLAQALVREGLRNVAAGADPISLKKGIEKAVAAVIEALVAGAKEIETKEEIAATASISAGDPEIGALIAEAIDKVGKEGVVTVEESNTFGTELELTEGMRFDKGYLSAYFVTDQERQEAVFEDPYILIANSKISNIKDLLPIVDKVIQSGKQLLIIAEDVDGEALATLVVNKIRGIFKSVAVKAPGFGDRRKAQLADIAILTGGQVISEEVGLKLENATLDLLGRARKVVITKDETTIIEGAGDEEAIAGRVKQIRAEIENTDSDYDREKLQERLAKLAGGVAVIKAGAATEVELKERKHRIEDAVRNAKAAVEEGIVAGGGVALIQAGKVAFDGSAVQGLVGDEATGANIVRVAIDAPLKQIALNAGLEPGVVVDKVRNLPAGQGLNAATGEYVDMLASGINDPVKVTRSALQNAASIAGLFLTTEAVVADKPEKNPAPMGDPSGGMDF from the coding sequence ATGGCAAAGATCATTGCTTTCGATGAGGAGGCCCGTCGCGGCCTCGAGCGCGGCCTCAACATCCTGGCCGACGCGGTGAAGGTCACGCTCGGCCCGCGCGGACGCAACGTCGTCCTCGAGAAGAAGTGGGGCGCCCCCACGATCACCAACGATGGTGTCTCCATCGCCAAGGAGATCGAGCTGGACGACCCGTACGAGAAGATCGGTGCCGAGCTCGTCAAGGAGGTCGCGAAGAAGACGGATGACGTCGCCGGAGACGGTACGACCACCTCTGTCGTCCTCGCCCAAGCACTCGTCCGCGAGGGACTGCGCAACGTCGCGGCCGGCGCCGACCCCATCAGCCTCAAGAAGGGTATCGAGAAGGCCGTCGCGGCCGTCATCGAGGCCCTCGTCGCTGGTGCGAAGGAGATCGAGACCAAGGAAGAGATCGCGGCAACCGCATCCATCTCCGCTGGTGACCCCGAGATCGGCGCGCTGATCGCCGAGGCGATCGACAAGGTCGGCAAGGAGGGTGTCGTCACCGTCGAGGAGTCGAACACCTTCGGCACCGAGCTCGAGCTGACCGAGGGCATGCGCTTCGACAAGGGTTACCTGTCGGCGTACTTCGTCACCGACCAGGAGCGCCAGGAGGCGGTCTTCGAGGACCCGTACATCCTCATCGCCAACAGCAAGATCTCGAACATCAAGGACCTGCTGCCCATCGTCGACAAGGTGATCCAGAGCGGCAAGCAGCTCCTCATCATCGCCGAGGACGTGGATGGCGAAGCCCTCGCGACCCTCGTCGTCAACAAGATCCGCGGCATCTTCAAGTCGGTTGCCGTCAAGGCTCCCGGCTTCGGTGACCGTCGCAAGGCACAGCTCGCCGACATCGCGATCCTCACGGGCGGACAGGTGATCTCCGAGGAGGTCGGTCTCAAGCTCGAGAACGCGACGCTCGACCTGCTCGGCCGCGCACGCAAGGTCGTCATCACCAAGGACGAGACCACGATCATCGAGGGTGCGGGTGACGAGGAGGCGATCGCCGGTCGCGTCAAGCAGATCCGCGCCGAGATCGAGAACACCGACTCGGACTACGACCGCGAGAAGCTCCAGGAGCGCCTCGCGAAGCTCGCCGGTGGCGTCGCCGTCATCAAGGCGGGTGCCGCGACCGAGGTCGAGCTCAAGGAGCGCAAGCACCGCATCGAGGACGCCGTGCGCAACGCCAAGGCAGCCGTCGAGGAGGGCATCGTCGCCGGTGGTGGCGTCGCGCTCATCCAGGCTGGCAAGGTCGCCTTCGACGGTTCGGCAGTCCAGGGCCTGGTCGGTGACGAGGCAACGGGTGCAAACATCGTGCGCGTCGCGATCGACGCCCCGCTCAAGCAGATCGCCCTCAACGCGGGCCTCGAGCCCGGTGTTGTCGTCGACAAGGTGCGCAACCTTCCTGCTGGCCAGGGCCTCAACGCGGCCACCGGCGAGTACGTCGACATGCTCGCCTCGGGCATCAACGACCCGGTGAAGGTCACGCGCTCCGCGCTGCAGAACGCCGCGTCGATCGCTGGCCTGTTCCTCACGACTGAGGCAGTCGTCGCGGACAAGCCGGAGAAGAACCCGGCTCCGATGGGTGACCCCAGCGGCGGCATGGATTTTTGA
- a CDS encoding WXG100 family type VII secretion target has protein sequence MTRYQVDSEAVLSATGSVRNTIGRIQAEVAGLHGQLTNLQGSWSGQAATAFAGVVTDWKATQQRVEENLASINQALTLAGQQYAEIESANTRLFVR, from the coding sequence ATGACTCGATACCAGGTAGACAGTGAAGCCGTCCTCAGTGCCACGGGCTCCGTGCGCAACACCATTGGCCGCATCCAGGCGGAAGTAGCGGGCCTCCACGGCCAGCTCACCAACCTCCAGGGCTCGTGGAGCGGTCAGGCCGCGACCGCGTTCGCCGGGGTGGTGACCGATTGGAAGGCCACCCAGCAACGGGTGGAGGAGAACCTCGCCTCGATCAACCAGGCGCTGACCCTCGCAGGCCAGCAGTACGCGGAGATCGAGAGCGCGAACACGCGGTTGTTCGTGCGGTAA